One Obesumbacterium proteus DNA window includes the following coding sequences:
- a CDS encoding fimbrial protein has protein sequence MNKSILSIALMAGCFVSASAMAISANTITFQGEVTAQTCSVSINGNDASPIVLLPTVAATDLGASGDTAGQTIFTLGVTGCTKNDAADTNIKTVFVGNNVTNSGNLGNTGGAGNVELQILKSTQDTAGINLTSPQSVDGLVLKQGETEATHDFAVQYYATAAATAGTVAGSLQYAISYQ, from the coding sequence ATGAATAAATCTATTTTATCAATCGCATTAATGGCGGGCTGTTTTGTTTCTGCATCTGCAATGGCAATCAGTGCGAATACCATCACTTTCCAAGGTGAAGTTACCGCTCAGACTTGCTCTGTTTCTATTAACGGAAATGACGCTAGCCCAATTGTTTTGCTGCCAACCGTAGCTGCTACTGATTTGGGTGCGTCTGGCGATACTGCTGGCCAAACGATATTTACTCTGGGCGTCACTGGTTGCACCAAAAACGATGCAGCAGACACCAATATTAAAACCGTTTTCGTTGGTAATAACGTGACCAATAGCGGCAACCTGGGTAATACCGGTGGCGCAGGAAACGTTGAATTACAAATTCTGAAAAGCACGCAAGACACTGCGGGTATTAATTTAACGAGCCCTCAAAGCGTTGATGGTCTGGTACTGAAACAAGGTGAAACCGAAGCTACACATGACTTCGCTGTTCAGTATTACGCGACAGCAGCAGCCACCGCGGGCACCGTAGCGGGCTCACTACAGTACGCAATTTCTTACCAGTAA
- the asd gene encoding aspartate-semialdehyde dehydrogenase: MKNVGFIGWRGMVGSVLMQRMIEERDFDAIRPVFFSTSQHGEPAPTFTGQQGTLQDAYDIDALKALDIIITCQGGDYTNEIYPKLRASGWQGYWIDAASSLRMNEDSVIILDPVNHDVIHDALNKGIKTFAGGNCTVSLMLMSLGGLFANNLVDWVSVATYQAASGGGARHMRELLSQMGMLHNSVAKELQNPASAILDIERKVTELSRSGTLPIDNFGVPLAGSLIPWIDKALDNGQSKEEWKGQAETNKILATKEIIPVDGLCVRVGALRCHSQAFTIKLKQDVSLPEIEQMLASHNDWVKVVPNDRELSMRELTPAAVTGTLSTPVGRLRKLNMGPQYLSAFTVGDQLLWGAAEPLRRMLKFVL; the protein is encoded by the coding sequence ATGAAAAACGTTGGTTTTATCGGTTGGCGCGGGATGGTCGGCTCTGTACTCATGCAACGCATGATTGAAGAACGCGATTTTGACGCCATTCGCCCGGTTTTTTTCTCCACATCTCAGCACGGTGAACCTGCACCAACCTTTACCGGTCAGCAAGGCACCTTGCAAGATGCGTATGATATCGACGCGTTAAAGGCGTTGGACATTATCATTACCTGCCAGGGCGGCGATTACACCAACGAGATTTACCCTAAGCTGCGCGCCAGCGGCTGGCAAGGTTACTGGATTGATGCCGCATCTTCGCTGCGCATGAACGAGGACTCCGTGATTATCCTCGATCCGGTTAACCACGATGTGATTCATGATGCGCTCAATAAAGGCATTAAAACCTTCGCGGGCGGTAACTGCACCGTAAGCCTGATGTTGATGTCTCTGGGCGGCCTATTTGCCAACAATCTGGTCGATTGGGTATCCGTGGCGACTTATCAGGCAGCCTCCGGCGGCGGTGCGCGCCATATGCGTGAGCTGCTCAGCCAAATGGGGATGCTGCATAACAGCGTTGCCAAAGAGCTACAAAATCCGGCTTCTGCCATTTTAGATATCGAACGCAAAGTCACCGAGTTAAGCCGCAGCGGCACGCTGCCAATCGATAATTTCGGCGTACCGCTGGCGGGTAGTCTGATCCCTTGGATCGACAAAGCGCTGGATAACGGTCAAAGCAAAGAAGAGTGGAAAGGTCAGGCTGAAACTAACAAGATTTTAGCCACCAAAGAGATCATTCCCGTCGATGGTTTATGCGTGCGCGTTGGCGCTCTGCGTTGCCATAGCCAAGCCTTCACCATCAAGCTCAAACAGGATGTCTCCCTGCCTGAAATCGAGCAAATGCTGGCCAGCCACAACGACTGGGTGAAAGTGGTTCCGAATGACCGCGAGCTTAGCATGCGCGAGCTAACCCCTGCTGCCGTCACCGGTACGCTATCAACGCCGGTCGGCCGCTTACGTAAGCTGAACATGGGGCCACAGTACCTTTCAGCATTTACCGTTGGCGATCAGCTGCTGTGGGGCGCAGCTGAACCTCTGCGTCGCATGCTGAAGTTTGTGCTGTAA
- a CDS encoding molecular chaperone, which translates to MHRFLSVFSNFGCIIFALLGAVNVQAAVNAEATRVVFNDGETEASLQLVNKNTYPVVVQAWSDDGDPQSTPDKSASPVLVLPAVFKLQPEEMTNLRLMLMDNQLPKDRESMFWLNIYEIPPSLVGGSVQKITIALRTQMKLFLRPKGLEKPQESIGKKITFVRQNEVLMIENPTEFYLSLIGVTINNIPIDIGTLPPKSRHQITLPSGLGNMSKKISFSLINDEGNYWDYNQIIN; encoded by the coding sequence ATGCACAGATTCTTATCCGTATTCAGTAATTTTGGCTGCATTATCTTTGCTCTGTTAGGCGCAGTAAATGTGCAGGCAGCGGTAAACGCAGAAGCGACTCGCGTGGTGTTTAACGACGGTGAAACAGAAGCATCGTTGCAGCTCGTAAATAAAAATACTTATCCCGTAGTAGTTCAGGCTTGGTCTGACGACGGTGATCCACAGTCAACGCCGGATAAAAGTGCGTCTCCCGTTCTGGTGTTGCCCGCGGTATTTAAGCTGCAACCTGAAGAGATGACAAATTTGCGTTTAATGCTGATGGATAATCAGCTGCCTAAAGATCGTGAGTCTATGTTTTGGCTGAATATTTATGAGATCCCGCCAAGTCTGGTTGGGGGCTCCGTGCAGAAAATTACGATTGCATTACGTACTCAAATGAAGTTGTTTTTACGCCCGAAAGGACTGGAAAAGCCACAGGAGTCCATTGGCAAAAAAATCACATTTGTGCGGCAAAACGAAGTGTTGATGATTGAAAACCCAACCGAGTTTTATTTAAGTCTTATTGGCGTGACAATAAATAATATTCCTATAGATATAGGAACGTTACCGCCCAAAAGCCGTCATCAAATTACGTTGCCTTCGGGCTTAGGAAATATGAGCAAGAAGATATCCTTCTCGCTAATAAACGATGAAGGGAATTACTGGGATTATAACCAGATAATCAACTAA
- a CDS encoding sensor histidine kinase has translation MDVSQIDLILSLLQQMCVYLVIAYLLSKTPLFIPLMQVTVRLPHKLVCYLTFSMFCIMGTYFGLHIDDSIANTRAIGAVLGGVLGGPSVGFLVGLTGGLHRYSMGGMTAMACMISTVVEGLVGGLLHRYMLKNNRLDLLFQPLVIAAITFLAECFQMLIILIVARPFWEAEELVENIALPMMITNTVGAAMFMQILLDRRAIFEKYTSAFSSKALQIAARAEGVMRQGFNPQNSMKVAKVLYEELGVGAVAITDREKLLAFIGIGDDHHLVGSPITSHHTHRAIELDQVVYADGNEVAYQCSVTPNCKLGSTLVIPLRGEDNRVVGSIKLYEPKNKLFSSINRTLGEGIAHLLSAQILAGKYEQQKQLLAQSEIKLLHAQVNPHFLFNALNTLSAVIRRDPDHARKLVLSLSTFFRKNLKRSSDEVTLGDEIEHVKAYLEIEKARFSDHLMIDFDIDESLMHIRLPAFSLQPIVENAIKHGTSQLFGVGEVRLHSWREDDDILISVEDNAGLYQSKPRGDGLGMNLVDRRIKARYGDRFGVSVESEADKFTRIVIRVPKVVVEA, from the coding sequence ATGGATGTCAGCCAGATCGATTTAATTCTCTCCCTGCTTCAACAGATGTGCGTTTATCTGGTTATCGCCTATTTGTTGAGTAAAACCCCGCTGTTTATCCCGCTGATGCAGGTCACTGTTCGTTTGCCGCATAAGCTGGTGTGTTACCTCACCTTTTCGATGTTTTGCATCATGGGAACCTATTTTGGCCTGCACATCGATGATTCTATCGCCAATACCCGTGCAATAGGCGCTGTTTTAGGTGGGGTTCTTGGTGGGCCATCGGTGGGCTTTTTGGTGGGATTGACCGGCGGTCTGCATCGCTATTCGATGGGCGGCATGACTGCAATGGCCTGTATGATTTCCACGGTGGTGGAAGGCTTAGTCGGTGGGTTATTGCATCGCTATATGCTGAAAAATAATCGGCTAGATCTGCTGTTCCAACCGCTGGTGATTGCTGCGATTACTTTCTTGGCTGAGTGTTTCCAGATGCTGATCATTTTGATCGTGGCGCGCCCGTTCTGGGAGGCTGAGGAGCTGGTAGAAAATATTGCGTTGCCGATGATGATCACCAACACCGTCGGTGCGGCTATGTTTATGCAGATCTTGCTCGATCGGCGGGCGATCTTTGAAAAATATACTTCGGCGTTCTCCTCAAAAGCCCTGCAAATCGCGGCCCGAGCAGAAGGTGTCATGCGGCAAGGCTTTAACCCGCAGAACAGCATGAAAGTTGCCAAAGTGCTGTATGAAGAATTAGGGGTTGGTGCAGTGGCGATCACCGATCGTGAAAAGCTGTTGGCGTTTATTGGCATTGGCGACGATCATCATCTAGTGGGATCGCCCATTACTTCTCATCACACGCATCGTGCCATTGAGCTCGATCAAGTGGTCTATGCCGATGGTAACGAGGTGGCGTATCAGTGTTCAGTCACGCCGAACTGTAAGCTTGGCTCAACGCTGGTGATCCCGCTGCGCGGTGAAGATAACCGTGTGGTAGGTAGCATCAAGCTGTATGAGCCGAAGAATAAGTTGTTCTCCAGTATTAACCGCACACTAGGTGAGGGTATAGCTCATTTGCTTTCAGCACAGATATTGGCGGGTAAATATGAGCAGCAGAAACAATTATTGGCTCAGTCTGAGATCAAGTTGCTGCATGCACAGGTGAATCCTCACTTTCTGTTTAACGCGCTGAATACCTTATCGGCGGTGATCCGGCGCGACCCCGACCACGCGCGTAAGCTGGTGCTTTCGCTGTCGACGTTTTTCCGCAAAAATCTAAAACGCAGCAGCGACGAAGTGACGCTGGGTGATGAAATCGAGCATGTAAAAGCCTATTTGGAGATTGAGAAAGCGCGTTTCTCCGATCATCTGATGATTGATTTTGATATCGACGAGTCCTTAATGCATATCCGTTTGCCCGCGTTTTCGTTGCAGCCGATTGTGGAGAATGCGATTAAGCATGGCACGTCGCAGCTGTTTGGCGTTGGTGAGGTTCGCTTGCATAGCTGGAGAGAGGACGACGATATTCTGATTAGCGTTGAAGATAATGCGGGTCTCTATCAGTCCAAACCACGCGGCGATGGCCTAGGCATGAACTTGGTCGATCGTAGGATTAAAGCTCGCTATGGCGATAGGTTTGGTGTGAGCGTGGAAAGCGAGGCGGATAAATTTACTCGCATTGTGATTCGCGTACCGAAGGTGGTGGTCGAGGCGTAA
- a CDS encoding fimbria/pilus outer membrane usher protein yields the protein MNNRKLASWITCALFPMSVYSWATDNSQYTFDESLFLGGGFAKGLKRFNTDNNTAAGKYSVDIYLNGRFMQRDSVDFVNNSAQEKSEPCLSRDFYLESGVNESSLPPVDKTADPQEKTVCQAPEELLKGASWAFDQPRLRLDLYIPQALLTRSPRDAVPVESWDAGESLMFLNYSTNYYQSRYRSGSGGTSQYGFLGLKSGINLGLWQLRQQSSATYSQSPSQSHYQWQSLQTYLQRPIAALNSNLMIGQSYSGGSLFGSMAFNGVKLETDQRMWPQSRRGYAPEIRGTAQTNARVVVSQNGRTIYETNVPQGPFVIDDLSSTHYEGDLKVEVIEANGRSSTFTVPFSAVPDSMRPGVGRYNALIGKARDYGGTQNLFGDFTYERGLSNSLTGNLGVRVADDYQAILAGGVWSHWLGAFGVNTTWSHAKIDDEQSQSGWRVQASYSRTFDYTGTNVALAGYRYSTEGYRELSDVLGERASKKHGSNNVFKSDTLNQRNQFTAMINQTLGDYGSLYLSGSVMDYYDNQSRNTQLQLGYSNSWKSISYNLAISRQQSIYRNQMDIGGDDDSERRYSSSYVGNTENLITLTFSIPLSFGGRENYVSTSLSHADSSGNSAQTSLSGMLDEQGTLNYSVYAGYQQNRENQAGSTKNWGANLQKNSAFGTLNGSYSASSEYTQWGVGGRGAAVIHQGGITVGPYLSETFGLVEAKGAKGALVKNGQGARIDSNGYAIIPSLTPYRYNTISLDPKGINKHTELKSTQSRVIPYAGAAVKAAFDTLSGYGVLIKAKINGTDALPMGANVVDDQNHVVGMSGQASLIYARVRERQGTLTVRWGESAEEMCRVSYVLPESSEEQELVSVSGQCVH from the coding sequence ATGAATAATCGTAAATTAGCTTCGTGGATTACCTGTGCATTATTCCCGATGAGCGTTTATTCGTGGGCGACAGATAATAGCCAATATACCTTTGATGAGTCATTGTTTTTAGGTGGTGGATTTGCTAAGGGACTAAAGCGTTTTAATACGGATAATAATACCGCTGCGGGAAAATATTCAGTCGATATTTATCTGAATGGTCGTTTTATGCAGCGGGACAGCGTTGACTTTGTTAACAACTCAGCTCAAGAAAAGAGCGAACCTTGCCTTAGCCGCGATTTTTATTTGGAATCGGGGGTTAACGAAAGTTCGCTGCCGCCTGTCGATAAAACTGCCGATCCACAAGAAAAAACGGTATGTCAGGCGCCTGAAGAGTTGCTCAAAGGGGCAAGTTGGGCCTTTGACCAGCCTCGGCTGCGTCTGGATCTCTATATTCCTCAGGCTTTACTCACGCGCTCGCCGCGTGACGCGGTTCCCGTGGAAAGCTGGGATGCTGGGGAATCGTTGATGTTCCTCAACTACAGCACTAACTATTATCAAAGCCGCTATCGTTCAGGATCGGGTGGTACCAGCCAGTATGGCTTTCTTGGCTTGAAATCAGGTATCAACCTAGGTTTATGGCAGTTACGACAGCAATCATCGGCAACGTATAGCCAATCGCCGAGCCAATCCCATTATCAGTGGCAATCGCTGCAAACCTATTTGCAAAGGCCGATTGCGGCGTTGAACAGCAACTTAATGATTGGTCAAAGTTACAGCGGGGGTTCGCTGTTTGGCAGCATGGCGTTTAACGGCGTTAAGCTGGAAACCGATCAACGTATGTGGCCACAGTCGCGGCGTGGCTATGCGCCTGAGATCCGTGGAACAGCGCAGACCAACGCGCGCGTCGTGGTGAGCCAAAACGGCCGCACTATCTACGAAACTAACGTCCCTCAGGGGCCTTTTGTTATCGATGATTTGAGCAGCACCCACTATGAGGGTGACTTGAAGGTCGAAGTTATCGAAGCGAATGGGCGTAGCTCAACGTTTACCGTGCCATTTTCTGCGGTGCCTGATTCGATGCGTCCTGGCGTTGGTCGCTATAACGCTCTCATCGGTAAAGCGCGTGATTACGGCGGTACGCAGAACCTGTTCGGTGATTTTACCTATGAACGCGGGCTTTCCAATAGCCTTACTGGCAACCTCGGCGTACGTGTTGCTGATGATTATCAGGCTATTTTGGCCGGTGGCGTATGGAGCCATTGGTTAGGCGCATTCGGTGTGAATACGACGTGGTCGCATGCCAAAATTGATGATGAACAAAGCCAGTCAGGGTGGCGTGTGCAGGCTTCGTATAGCCGAACGTTCGATTACACCGGTACTAACGTTGCGCTGGCAGGCTATCGCTATTCCACGGAAGGTTACCGCGAGTTGAGTGACGTATTAGGCGAGCGGGCAAGTAAAAAGCATGGTTCAAACAATGTGTTCAAGTCAGACACCTTGAACCAGCGAAATCAGTTTACCGCGATGATTAACCAGACGCTGGGTGATTACGGCAGCCTGTATTTGTCCGGATCGGTAATGGATTACTACGATAATCAATCGCGTAATACGCAGCTTCAGCTGGGTTATTCCAACAGTTGGAAAAGTATCAGCTACAACTTGGCGATCAGTCGTCAGCAGTCGATATACCGCAACCAAATGGATATTGGTGGTGATGATGATTCTGAGCGTAGGTATTCCTCTTCCTACGTGGGTAACACTGAGAACCTGATTACGCTCACGTTCTCAATTCCGCTTTCGTTTGGCGGGCGTGAAAACTATGTTTCGACGTCGCTCAGCCATGCCGATAGCTCAGGTAACTCAGCGCAAACATCCCTTTCCGGGATGTTAGATGAACAAGGAACGCTGAATTATTCGGTGTATGCCGGATACCAGCAAAATCGCGAAAACCAAGCGGGTAGTACTAAGAACTGGGGCGCGAATCTGCAAAAGAACTCTGCGTTCGGTACGCTTAACGGCAGTTATTCCGCCTCAAGTGAATATACCCAATGGGGTGTCGGCGGGCGCGGTGCTGCGGTGATTCATCAGGGAGGCATCACGGTTGGGCCTTATCTGAGTGAGACGTTTGGTTTGGTTGAAGCCAAAGGCGCTAAGGGCGCACTGGTGAAAAATGGGCAGGGCGCTCGCATAGACAGCAATGGCTACGCCATTATTCCGTCGCTGACGCCTTATCGTTACAACACGATCAGCCTTGATCCGAAAGGGATCAACAAGCATACCGAGCTTAAGAGCACGCAAAGCCGCGTGATCCCGTATGCGGGTGCTGCTGTGAAGGCAGCTTTCGATACGCTGAGTGGTTATGGCGTGTTAATCAAAGCCAAAATCAACGGCACCGATGCTTTGCCAATGGGCGCCAACGTCGTGGATGACCAAAATCACGTGGTGGGGATGTCTGGCCAAGCGAGCCTGATTTATGCCCGTGTGCGCGAGCGACAAGGCACGTTGACCGTGCGTTGGGGTGAGAGTGCAGAAGAGATGTGTCGCGTGAGCTACGTCTTACCAGAGTCGTCTGAAGAGCAGGAGTTGGTTTCTGTTTCTGGGCAATGTGTACATTAA
- a CDS encoding GNAT family N-acetyltransferase has product MAEIIIRAATPKDVEELHKLHTYPQVYAQTLQLPYATTEVWEKRLNQTPAGTYHLVAVHENDIVGCVSLDAYQRPRMRHSGTFGISVRHDFQGRGVGSKLMTAMLELADKWLDLKRVELTVFTDNVGAIALYKKFGFEIEGTSRSYAYRDGNYVDAFHMARLRALL; this is encoded by the coding sequence ATGGCCGAGATTATAATTCGCGCAGCAACGCCAAAAGATGTCGAAGAATTGCACAAATTACATACTTATCCGCAGGTCTACGCTCAAACGCTACAGCTTCCCTATGCCACAACAGAAGTTTGGGAAAAACGCCTGAATCAAACGCCGGCTGGCACCTATCATCTCGTGGCTGTGCATGAAAATGACATCGTAGGATGTGTGAGTTTAGACGCCTACCAGCGGCCACGTATGCGCCACAGCGGAACCTTTGGCATCAGCGTTAGGCATGATTTTCAAGGCCGCGGCGTGGGCAGCAAACTGATGACGGCTATGCTGGAACTTGCCGATAAATGGCTGGATTTAAAAAGAGTTGAGCTGACGGTATTTACCGATAACGTTGGCGCGATTGCGCTATATAAAAAATTTGGTTTTGAAATAGAAGGCACCAGCCGTAGCTACGCTTATCGTGATGGTAATTACGTTGATGCATTCCATATGGCAAGACTACGCGCGCTCCTGTAG
- a CDS encoding LuxR C-terminal-related transcriptional regulator encodes MLRIALVETSHVDAMGIYSCMDGMDMKCQPFDLCSQFVLEHTLKPFDALIIEIVPFEYGLSGALDTLHFLKAAFPKLPVIVLTRSEDPYVLSRVISHNTYTLLSKQEPISLLREAIMARLLSGVVEHSDAIRGFLEKRGKQADVKITRSEERVMSCLQQGQTLGEIARKLKVSEKTISGHKRSAMRKLGLTNHANFCRYLVSHKEGLLQERA; translated from the coding sequence ATGTTAAGAATTGCATTAGTTGAAACCTCTCATGTTGATGCGATGGGAATATATAGTTGCATGGATGGCATGGATATGAAATGTCAGCCTTTCGACTTGTGTTCTCAGTTTGTTCTTGAGCACACGCTAAAACCATTTGATGCATTAATTATCGAAATTGTTCCTTTTGAATATGGTTTATCAGGCGCATTAGATACTTTGCATTTTCTGAAAGCGGCTTTTCCTAAACTTCCGGTGATCGTCTTAACTCGTTCTGAAGATCCCTATGTTTTGTCGAGAGTTATTTCACACAACACCTATACGCTGCTGTCTAAGCAGGAGCCGATTTCGTTGTTGCGTGAGGCGATTATGGCACGTCTATTATCGGGCGTGGTTGAGCATAGCGATGCCATTAGAGGCTTCCTTGAAAAACGAGGAAAACAAGCCGATGTTAAGATAACGCGCAGCGAAGAAAGGGTGATGAGCTGCTTACAGCAGGGGCAAACGCTCGGAGAAATTGCGCGTAAATTAAAAGTGAGTGAAAAAACGATCAGTGGTCATAAGCGCAGCGCAATGCGTAAGCTTGGACTAACCAACCATGCCAATTTCTGCCGTTATCTGGTTAGCCACAAGGAAGGGTTGCTACAGGAGCGCGCGTAG
- a CDS encoding fimbrial protein: protein MFRMKANTSAISTLFLLMISSSVLANCTKITAQSQLSSASDGVASSWTGSLDTNNGSLGLPSVVDISTSNDFQPDGTLLASGVAPFTSYALNSGYESERVLFRCDAADASQIFEMYATNGDAAYGGLYDDGSITGVAPKAYATYVRNVAIRFTNMETGQFYDKIWKSRLLTGLDTDSQGRLLIKAKNFSAVQTELFRLNYARAGTNNAASYQYLYTQPNAYIAFRGPGITGPADGADSQTSFPGWYGTWPASIGVYKYLTFRRGATCKISNFTPVVTLPAINISALQAGEVSQSPFTLDFKCQSAATSGLKTGQIALGFLAPPASVAAATQYGLITSGAANYLLDEQYGTQGHARGVGVKIYRNNQPMQFLTTDTTKTTGWSPILGGDQTKVDSNTAQGIDSYTETFMAQLEKFGSDELTAGSYQAHAQILIRIQ from the coding sequence ATGTTCAGGATGAAAGCCAATACCAGTGCAATATCAACGCTTTTTCTGCTGATGATATCTTCATCTGTACTTGCCAATTGCACAAAAATTACGGCGCAATCGCAGCTGAGCAGCGCCAGTGATGGCGTTGCGAGCTCATGGACTGGTAGTTTAGATACCAACAACGGCTCTTTAGGCTTACCTAGCGTTGTGGATATTAGCACCAGCAATGATTTTCAGCCTGATGGGACGCTGTTGGCTTCTGGCGTCGCTCCTTTCACCAGCTATGCGCTCAACTCCGGTTATGAAAGCGAGCGAGTGTTATTCCGTTGCGATGCGGCGGATGCAAGCCAAATATTTGAGATGTATGCCACTAACGGCGATGCGGCATATGGTGGTCTGTACGATGACGGTAGTATCACTGGTGTTGCGCCAAAGGCTTATGCGACCTATGTACGTAACGTTGCTATTCGGTTTACCAATATGGAAACCGGCCAATTCTACGACAAAATCTGGAAATCGCGCCTGCTAACCGGGCTTGATACCGATAGCCAAGGACGCTTGCTGATTAAAGCGAAAAATTTTAGTGCGGTACAAACGGAGCTCTTTCGCCTGAACTACGCCCGCGCTGGCACTAATAACGCGGCCAGCTACCAATATCTATATACCCAACCCAATGCGTATATTGCATTTCGAGGCCCAGGTATTACCGGCCCTGCTGACGGTGCGGATTCACAAACCAGCTTCCCCGGTTGGTATGGGACTTGGCCTGCGTCTATTGGGGTCTATAAATATCTGACGTTTCGCCGTGGTGCGACCTGTAAGATCAGTAATTTCACGCCGGTGGTGACATTGCCTGCAATCAATATCAGTGCTCTTCAGGCGGGAGAAGTAAGCCAGTCACCGTTTACGCTGGATTTCAAATGCCAGTCTGCCGCAACTTCGGGGTTGAAGACTGGCCAGATAGCGTTAGGGTTTTTAGCCCCGCCTGCCAGCGTTGCGGCTGCAACCCAATATGGGCTGATAACCTCAGGCGCAGCGAACTATTTGCTTGATGAACAGTATGGCACGCAGGGACATGCCCGCGGAGTGGGAGTAAAGATCTACCGCAATAATCAGCCGATGCAGTTTTTAACCACGGATACGACTAAAACCACCGGCTGGTCACCGATTCTTGGCGGCGATCAAACCAAAGTGGATTCGAATACGGCTCAGGGAATTGATAGTTACACCGAAACCTTTATGGCGCAGCTAGAGAAATTTGGCTCGGATGAACTCACCGCAGGGAGCTATCAGGCGCATGCACAGATTCTTATCCGTATTCAGTAA
- a CDS encoding molecular chaperone, producing the protein MLSVMDVFTGCVLALCLVASAQASVVMTGNRVVYPAQNKEVNIQLTNHDDFPNVIQVWMDSGNEDSTPETGQAPFIITPPFFKMAAKAGQTVRLMFTGAQLPQDRESVYYLNFLQIPPREAKSSSNQMLIMLRNRVKVFYRPAGITTSPTEIALHVKPKIVQRGNTYAVELENMSGYYLSISGASILSENKVTQLGNKMIAPFSSDTWPVTSKVRNPELTINYINDHGAKITHRYQL; encoded by the coding sequence ATGTTATCTGTCATGGATGTTTTTACTGGATGTGTTTTGGCGCTCTGTCTGGTTGCTTCGGCACAGGCAAGCGTGGTGATGACAGGAAACCGTGTGGTTTATCCTGCACAAAACAAAGAGGTAAATATCCAACTGACTAATCACGATGATTTTCCTAATGTGATTCAGGTATGGATGGACAGCGGTAATGAAGACTCAACGCCTGAAACAGGCCAAGCGCCATTCATTATTACCCCGCCATTTTTTAAAATGGCGGCAAAAGCAGGTCAAACTGTACGGTTAATGTTTACTGGGGCTCAATTACCTCAGGATCGCGAGTCCGTCTATTACCTTAATTTTTTGCAAATCCCACCGAGAGAAGCAAAAAGTAGCAGCAATCAAATGCTGATAATGCTGCGTAACAGAGTGAAGGTTTTTTATCGCCCTGCTGGAATAACGACATCTCCGACAGAGATCGCTCTGCATGTAAAACCAAAAATAGTTCAGCGTGGGAACACTTACGCAGTTGAATTAGAAAATATGAGTGGCTATTACCTGTCTATTTCAGGGGCGAGTATTTTATCAGAAAATAAAGTAACTCAACTCGGCAATAAAATGATCGCCCCATTTAGTTCTGACACTTGGCCGGTGACAAGCAAAGTTAGAAATCCTGAGTTAACGATTAATTATATTAACGATCATGGAGCGAAAATAACGCACCGTTACCAATTATGA